In a genomic window of Infirmifilum sp. NZ:
- a CDS encoding ATP-binding cassette domain-containing protein translates to MERLLEMRKIVKRFGRVEALRGVDFHVGRGEVVGLVGDNGAGKSTLVKIIAGVYQPDEGEIYWEGQPRIFRDPAEARAAGVEIVYQHLALIDLLSISRNIFLGREPTKKIGPFTFLDRRAMDEQAWSIIQSIGLKRLRSPSERVAKLSGGERQSVAIGRAMHFKAKLLILDEPTAALSVRETRRVLDHVLEVKNQGVSVIIISHNIYHVYEVADRIVVLDHGRKIADTPKEEVTPEEVIEIIRKGQPLQEAS, encoded by the coding sequence ATGGAGAGGCTCCTAGAGATGAGGAAGATCGTCAAGAGGTTCGGCCGCGTAGAGGCCCTCCGGGGCGTGGACTTCCACGTCGGGAGAGGCGAGGTAGTGGGGCTTGTGGGGGACAACGGCGCGGGTAAGAGCACGCTGGTGAAGATAATCGCTGGCGTCTACCAGCCGGACGAGGGTGAGATCTACTGGGAGGGGCAGCCGAGGATATTCCGCGACCCCGCGGAGGCCAGGGCGGCCGGCGTGGAGATAGTTTACCAGCACCTAGCCCTCATAGACCTCCTCAGCATCAGCAGGAACATCTTCCTGGGAAGGGAGCCGACCAAGAAGATAGGGCCGTTCACCTTCCTCGACAGGAGGGCGATGGACGAGCAGGCCTGGAGCATCATCCAGAGCATAGGCCTCAAGAGGCTCAGGAGCCCAAGCGAGAGGGTCGCGAAGCTCAGCGGAGGTGAGAGGCAGTCGGTGGCGATCGGGAGGGCTATGCACTTCAAGGCCAAGCTCCTGATCCTAGACGAGCCTACAGCGGCGCTGTCGGTGAGGGAGACCAGGAGGGTGCTAGACCACGTGCTCGAGGTTAAGAACCAGGGTGTGAGCGTCATCATAATCTCGCACAACATCTACCACGTCTACGAGGTCGCGGACAGGATCGTGGTCCTCGACCACGGCAGGAAGATAGCCGACACTCCAAAGGAGGAGGTGACCCCCGAGGAAGTCATCGAGATAATCAGGAAGGGCCAACCCCTCCAGGAGGCTTCCTAA
- a CDS encoding ABC transporter permease, with the protein MGSGYKGKMSLPVFLLQHPELGVVASFFSIAIAFTALAPDRFPTLTTLYSILTLAGELGVASIGVAFLMITGEFNLSVGSVYALVPMGVALMANSGVDLLLASIVMLALAFALGVLTGYITVRTGIPSFITSLGMMMFLRGILLAVTGGFPVRLEVAHWLTDVLNGPIGTEGLRTSAMWLVLLTVLYAVILDYTPYGNWTYAVGASAATARELGVRVQRVKLVNFGLSSLMAGLAGLMAFSRFKVVDPTLGQGLELETITSAVLGGCLLTGGYGSIAGTFLGALLVAMTRVGLVLAKAPAYWYSAFIGVILIVATVINTFIVKKFVTAG; encoded by the coding sequence ATGGGGTCAGGCTATAAAGGGAAGATGTCTTTGCCTGTTTTCCTCCTTCAGCACCCCGAGCTGGGCGTTGTAGCGAGCTTCTTCTCGATAGCCATAGCCTTCACCGCCCTCGCGCCTGACCGTTTCCCCACACTGACTACGCTTTATAGCATCCTCACCCTGGCGGGCGAGCTAGGCGTAGCCTCCATAGGCGTGGCTTTCCTCATGATCACGGGCGAGTTCAACCTGTCCGTCGGCTCGGTTTACGCGTTGGTCCCGATGGGAGTAGCCCTGATGGCCAACAGCGGTGTAGACCTCCTGCTGGCTAGCATAGTCATGCTCGCTTTGGCCTTCGCTCTAGGCGTTCTAACGGGCTACATCACAGTGAGGACGGGGATCCCGAGCTTCATAACGTCGCTGGGCATGATGATGTTCCTCAGGGGGATCCTCCTAGCGGTAACAGGGGGGTTCCCGGTTCGGCTCGAGGTCGCTCACTGGCTCACGGACGTGCTGAACGGCCCTATAGGGACGGAGGGCCTTCGCACGAGCGCGATGTGGCTCGTACTCCTGACGGTGCTGTACGCGGTGATCCTCGACTACACACCCTACGGCAACTGGACCTACGCTGTGGGCGCGAGCGCCGCGACTGCTAGAGAGCTTGGAGTGAGGGTCCAGAGGGTGAAGCTCGTAAACTTCGGCCTCTCCTCGCTAATGGCCGGGCTCGCGGGGCTGATGGCTTTCTCGCGCTTCAAGGTCGTCGACCCCACGCTGGGGCAGGGGCTCGAGCTCGAGACTATCACGAGCGCGGTGCTCGGCGGCTGCCTACTGACGGGGGGCTATGGGAGCATCGCGGGAACCTTCCTCGGAGCCCTCCTCGTAGCCATGACACGCGTCGGGCTCGTGCTGGCGAAAGCCCCGGCGTACTGGTACAGCGCCTTCATAGGAGTGATACTCATAGTCGCCACTGTGATAAACACCTTCATCGTCAAGAAGTTCGTGACAGCGGGGTGA
- a CDS encoding alpha-mannosidase, translated as MSSLSLSEIERRLFDLLASTVLGFSELNEWRLGDREVELPFMRKARADEEITLEREVSLPADAGSWLLRLDITGNGELYVDGELYQALDEYHRVAVLQPGSHALRLSATPRRLFGESPWVFGFLGAGAASVLWDEFVKALSLMDLVPLARSDARVREALAGAASKITVTPSQLQVYAATVLLYGFTLQDRSPEFRGLRWDYAYNSSVYGSAVARGLIADTPRPSPEEVKREVEEAVVEVRRLLGGERPGGEIYLFGHAHIDTAWLWPFSETKRKVRRTFSTVVRLAELGYRFTYAQSGAQNYAWLEELDPRLFEKLKGLLARGLWLPVGGMWVESDTQLVTGESLARQFLYGQRYFAEKLGRRCRIGWLPDSFGFSAQLPQLLRKSGLEVFVTHKVMWNDTNEFPYHAFVWRGLDGSEVVSHILVQTYNGVLTAEELRSLWERYKQKDVFPVAVHAYGFGDGGGGPTITMLERLKLLKELSITPRLVEAPSEEEYLAQLRASRDKLPVWAGEIYNEFHRGVYTTNLRVKQLMAKAESEAMWADFLAAVSLLHGISGPRTFSEEWKTILRNQFHDVLPGSSCYEAYLESYRELEEVLRSLGTASGEMLRSVAERISSPKGSIILFNRLSWPVKLPVTLPSCRYASRSIHACQEEGEGAVAVVSVPALGYTALEPADEPRVAGEARAYEEEGRVVLENEGVRVVIEKDGRISSVFSKRHGFEAVKQVEFRVHVDKPGNFDAWDIDRSALQLPSELLVASEGPRVVSGGPCAARAEVVYRYRGSTVKLRVSVYSGLDLVEVEVGLEWSEKSRLLKAWVDTALDVDHAYCHVPFGVVRRPTRPSDRRSEAMFEVPALHWVDLSDGTRGLSLIATDRHGYSFSGGRVGLSILKSPSMPNPWSDLGSMTTKFYLYPHLGDYVTGEVYKVAYALFSGLKAASKAQTGGDLPPEGSFLEVRGGILESLKVSEDLSGIVARVYDITGQGAVVEVRLPREVSLLESDIPELDLKELGSGASSFKVNLSPFEVKTLLFRLSRR; from the coding sequence GTGTCAAGCCTAAGCCTCTCCGAGATCGAGAGAAGGCTGTTCGACCTTCTCGCATCGACGGTGCTCGGCTTCTCCGAGCTCAACGAGTGGAGGCTCGGAGACCGGGAGGTGGAGCTACCCTTCATGCGCAAGGCTAGGGCCGACGAGGAGATTACGCTCGAGCGAGAGGTCAGCCTGCCCGCGGATGCGGGCTCGTGGCTCCTCAGGCTCGACATCACGGGAAACGGTGAGCTGTACGTTGACGGGGAGCTCTACCAGGCGCTGGACGAGTACCACAGAGTGGCCGTGCTCCAGCCTGGCTCCCACGCGCTGCGCTTGTCGGCCACCCCCAGGAGGCTGTTCGGCGAGAGCCCCTGGGTTTTTGGCTTCCTCGGTGCGGGAGCCGCCTCGGTGCTGTGGGACGAGTTCGTGAAGGCTCTCTCGCTCATGGACCTCGTTCCGCTAGCTAGGTCCGACGCGCGAGTTAGGGAGGCTCTCGCAGGCGCCGCGTCGAAGATCACGGTGACACCCTCCCAGCTGCAGGTCTACGCGGCCACCGTCCTGCTCTACGGCTTCACGCTCCAGGACAGGAGCCCGGAGTTCCGCGGACTAAGGTGGGACTACGCGTACAACTCGTCCGTGTACGGGTCAGCTGTGGCGAGAGGGCTCATCGCCGACACACCGCGGCCCAGCCCCGAGGAGGTCAAGAGGGAGGTGGAGGAGGCCGTTGTGGAGGTGCGTCGGCTTCTGGGGGGTGAGAGGCCCGGCGGCGAGATCTACCTCTTCGGCCACGCGCACATAGACACGGCGTGGCTCTGGCCATTCAGCGAGACGAAGCGCAAGGTCAGGAGGACATTCAGTACGGTTGTGAGACTCGCGGAGCTGGGCTACAGGTTCACCTACGCGCAGAGCGGGGCGCAGAACTACGCTTGGCTTGAGGAGCTGGACCCACGCCTCTTCGAGAAGCTGAAGGGGCTCCTCGCGAGGGGCTTGTGGCTGCCGGTTGGTGGGATGTGGGTGGAGTCGGACACCCAGCTCGTCACGGGTGAGTCCCTTGCGAGGCAGTTCCTCTACGGCCAGAGGTACTTCGCGGAGAAGCTCGGCAGGAGGTGCAGGATCGGCTGGCTCCCCGACAGCTTCGGCTTCTCGGCCCAGCTACCCCAGCTCCTGAGGAAGTCCGGGCTTGAGGTGTTCGTGACGCACAAGGTCATGTGGAACGACACGAACGAGTTCCCGTACCACGCCTTCGTGTGGAGGGGGCTCGACGGCTCGGAGGTGGTGTCCCACATCCTGGTCCAGACGTACAACGGCGTCCTCACGGCCGAGGAGCTCCGGTCCCTGTGGGAGAGGTACAAGCAGAAGGACGTGTTCCCGGTGGCCGTCCACGCGTACGGCTTCGGCGACGGCGGCGGGGGGCCAACTATAACGATGCTCGAGCGCCTAAAGCTCCTGAAGGAACTATCCATCACCCCCCGGCTGGTCGAGGCCCCGAGCGAGGAGGAGTACCTGGCTCAGCTCCGGGCCAGCAGGGACAAGTTGCCCGTCTGGGCCGGGGAGATTTACAACGAGTTCCACCGGGGAGTGTACACCACCAACCTGAGAGTCAAGCAGCTTATGGCGAAGGCTGAGAGCGAGGCGATGTGGGCTGACTTCCTGGCGGCCGTTTCGCTACTACACGGAATCAGCGGGCCGAGGACTTTCAGCGAGGAGTGGAAGACCATACTCAGGAACCAGTTCCACGACGTCCTCCCCGGCTCCTCCTGCTACGAGGCCTACCTCGAGTCGTACAGGGAGCTGGAGGAGGTTCTGCGGTCGCTGGGCACTGCCTCTGGCGAGATGCTCAGGAGCGTCGCCGAGAGGATCTCGTCTCCTAAGGGGAGCATAATCCTGTTTAACAGGCTCTCGTGGCCCGTGAAGCTCCCCGTTACGCTGCCCTCTTGCCGATACGCTTCACGCTCGATCCACGCCTGCCAGGAGGAGGGCGAGGGGGCTGTGGCCGTAGTTTCGGTGCCGGCGCTCGGCTACACGGCACTCGAGCCAGCTGATGAGCCGAGGGTGGCGGGGGAGGCTAGAGCCTACGAGGAAGAAGGGAGGGTTGTTCTCGAGAACGAGGGGGTGCGCGTTGTCATCGAGAAGGATGGGAGGATCTCCTCCGTTTTCAGCAAGAGGCATGGGTTCGAGGCAGTCAAGCAGGTGGAGTTCAGAGTTCACGTGGACAAGCCTGGGAACTTCGACGCCTGGGATATCGACAGGTCGGCGCTGCAGCTCCCCTCCGAGCTCCTCGTGGCCTCTGAGGGTCCGAGGGTGGTCTCCGGCGGGCCTTGCGCTGCTAGGGCCGAGGTGGTGTACAGGTACCGCGGCTCCACGGTGAAGCTCCGGGTCAGCGTCTACTCTGGCCTGGACCTCGTTGAGGTTGAAGTGGGGCTTGAGTGGAGCGAGAAGTCCCGCCTCCTGAAAGCCTGGGTGGACACCGCGCTCGACGTCGACCACGCGTACTGCCACGTGCCCTTCGGGGTCGTGAGGCGTCCCACGAGGCCTTCGGACAGGAGGTCTGAGGCCATGTTCGAGGTCCCAGCGCTCCACTGGGTGGACCTCAGCGACGGCACGCGAGGTCTGAGCCTGATAGCGACGGACAGGCACGGCTACAGCTTCAGCGGCGGCAGGGTTGGCCTGAGCATCCTGAAGTCCCCCTCGATGCCTAACCCCTGGTCCGACCTCGGCAGCATGACCACGAAGTTCTACCTATACCCCCACCTCGGAGACTACGTCACGGGTGAGGTGTACAAGGTCGCCTACGCGCTGTTCTCAGGCCTTAAGGCCGCCTCCAAGGCGCAGACTGGGGGCGACCTCCCGCCGGAGGGATCGTTCCTGGAGGTGCGCGGGGGCATTTTGGAGTCCCTGAAGGTCTCTGAGGACCTGAGCGGCATCGTCGCGAGGGTCTACGACATCACAGGCCAGGGTGCGGTCGTCGAGGTGAGGCTCCCGAGAGAGGTGTCGCTACTCGAGTCGGATATCCCAGAGCTTGACCTTAAAGAGCTCGGCTCGGGCGCGAGCTCCTTCAAGGTGAACCTCTCACCCTTCGAGGTGAAAACGCTCCTCTTCCGGCTCAGCCGCCGCTAA
- a CDS encoding M20/M25/M40 family metallo-hydrolase produces the protein MDPKVAFVADMLSELIRVDTTNPPGNETPAAKLIAEALSGAGVEYKLLESAPNRGSIVAWAESNEPGPSLLLLSHLDVVPANPEEWSVDPFSGLVKDGFIWGRGAVDDKLSVAVMLRVFLDFVESRRFKGRLIYAATADEEMGGRMGAGWLVEKHPELVKAEYVLNEGGGFEVPGKRGSVFLVQTAEKGVYWFKLAFKGSPGHASMPRSGDNAVLKASEAAARLASRQPPLDVKPYVKLMLERMLESQGVPAPLRVLLTSRLGLPMLLRSSWEIAPMLDAMLRNTMAPTVIRGGEKVNVIPSSCELSVDCRLLPGYGEDWVRGYIAELLRGISYELKFIHTDGATESPVGTRLYKAIEEAVAAESPGSRIAPYMSTGGTDSRFFRSAFGSKAYGFVPLRSDLPLKELFKMVHGVDERVSLRNVEFSYKTTRKVLEAFYSQ, from the coding sequence GTGGATCCCAAAGTAGCATTTGTCGCCGACATGCTCTCGGAGCTCATACGCGTGGACACCACTAACCCTCCAGGCAACGAGACGCCTGCCGCGAAGCTCATCGCAGAGGCCCTAAGCGGAGCAGGCGTCGAGTACAAGCTGCTCGAGAGCGCGCCAAACAGGGGTAGCATTGTAGCGTGGGCCGAGTCCAATGAGCCGGGCCCGTCCCTGCTCCTACTCTCCCACCTCGACGTCGTACCCGCTAACCCCGAGGAGTGGAGCGTCGACCCCTTCTCGGGGCTGGTGAAGGACGGATTCATCTGGGGACGCGGGGCTGTCGACGACAAGCTGAGCGTCGCCGTGATGCTCCGCGTCTTCCTGGACTTCGTCGAGTCCAGGAGGTTTAAGGGACGCCTCATCTACGCAGCGACAGCCGACGAGGAGATGGGCGGGAGGATGGGCGCGGGGTGGCTGGTGGAGAAGCACCCGGAGCTCGTGAAAGCGGAGTACGTGCTGAACGAGGGCGGAGGCTTCGAGGTTCCGGGGAAGAGGGGGAGCGTTTTCCTCGTGCAGACGGCCGAGAAGGGGGTCTACTGGTTTAAGCTGGCTTTCAAGGGATCTCCGGGCCATGCCTCGATGCCCAGGTCGGGCGACAACGCGGTGCTGAAGGCGTCTGAGGCCGCTGCAAGGCTAGCCTCTCGGCAGCCGCCGCTGGACGTCAAGCCCTACGTTAAGCTCATGCTCGAGAGGATGCTCGAGTCCCAGGGCGTGCCCGCTCCGCTGAGAGTGCTGCTCACGTCCAGGCTCGGGCTCCCCATGCTCTTGAGGTCGTCGTGGGAAATCGCGCCGATGCTGGACGCGATGCTCCGGAATACGATGGCCCCCACGGTCATTAGGGGCGGGGAGAAGGTGAACGTGATCCCGTCCTCCTGCGAGCTCAGCGTTGACTGCAGGCTCCTGCCCGGCTACGGGGAGGATTGGGTCCGAGGATACATAGCGGAGCTGCTGAGGGGCATCAGCTACGAGCTGAAGTTCATCCACACCGACGGCGCCACGGAGTCGCCCGTCGGGACACGCCTGTACAAGGCCATAGAAGAGGCTGTGGCGGCTGAGTCGCCGGGCTCTCGAATAGCGCCCTACATGTCGACAGGCGGCACAGACTCCAGGTTCTTTCGCAGCGCCTTCGGATCAAAGGCCTACGGCTTCGTCCCCCTCAGGTCCGACCTCCCTCTTAAAGAGCTCTTCAAGATGGTTCACGGCGTGGATGAGCGCGTGTCCCTCAGGAACGTGGAGTTCAGCTACAAGACGACCCGCAAGGTTCTCGAGGCTTTCTACTCGCAGTAG
- a CDS encoding sugar ABC transporter substrate-binding protein: MSQQQKSKLTTIAVYLVIGLIIGAVVGYGFAAATMVPYSKYAELEKQLEQYKAGAPAGAPEYTFYYVSHGGPADPWWAPVIKGSQLAGQLLNVKVVYSGPEKFSIQALVDLLNSAIAAKPNGIILTITDYKALDEPARRAISQGIPIIAVNVPDPRPENQRIPYLSYVGQNEYDAGYYLAKYLVDKGYKPKRVVIGIHEVGHVGLETRAKGITDAITQAYPGTPVEKLDITTDPTKAAQAFRDYLTAHPDTDVIFTLGPLGAHPALQVLREMNLVGKVHLLTVDIDDTILKAIEAGELDAAVSQQPFAQGFLPVVFMYLYVKYGIIPPAHVPTGPTVIDKAKLDTVRKQIATTGGA; this comes from the coding sequence ATGAGCCAGCAACAAAAAAGCAAGCTGACGACGATAGCCGTCTACCTTGTAATCGGCCTAATCATAGGCGCAGTGGTCGGCTACGGATTTGCCGCCGCGACGATGGTGCCCTACTCCAAGTACGCCGAGCTGGAGAAGCAGCTGGAGCAGTACAAGGCAGGCGCCCCGGCAGGGGCTCCCGAGTACACCTTCTACTACGTCTCCCACGGCGGCCCCGCCGACCCGTGGTGGGCTCCTGTCATCAAGGGCTCTCAGCTAGCCGGGCAGCTTCTCAACGTTAAGGTCGTCTACAGCGGGCCTGAGAAGTTCAGCATCCAGGCCCTCGTCGACCTCCTCAACAGCGCGATAGCGGCTAAGCCCAACGGGATCATCCTTACGATAACGGACTACAAGGCCCTCGACGAGCCTGCGCGCAGGGCGATAAGCCAGGGTATCCCGATAATCGCGGTGAACGTTCCAGACCCTAGGCCCGAGAACCAGAGGATCCCCTACCTCAGCTACGTTGGTCAGAACGAGTATGATGCTGGCTACTACCTCGCGAAGTACCTGGTCGACAAGGGATACAAACCCAAGCGCGTCGTCATAGGCATACACGAGGTAGGGCACGTAGGCCTCGAAACCAGGGCTAAGGGCATCACGGACGCTATCACACAGGCGTACCCCGGAACCCCCGTTGAGAAGCTAGATATCACCACCGACCCGACCAAGGCGGCGCAGGCCTTCCGGGACTACCTCACAGCCCACCCCGACACAGACGTGATCTTCACCCTAGGGCCCCTCGGCGCACACCCCGCGCTGCAGGTTCTCAGGGAGATGAACCTCGTAGGCAAAGTCCACCTGCTCACAGTCGACATCGATGACACCATACTGAAGGCCATCGAGGCGGGAGAGCTCGACGCCGCCGTCAGCCAGCAGCCCTTCGCCCAGGGCTTCCTGCCGGTGGTCTTCATGTACCTCTACGTCAAGTACGGCATTATACCTCCAGCCCACGTGCCGACAGGGCCCACAGTCATCGACAAGGCTAAGCTAGACACCGTCAGGAAGCAGATCGCTACCACAGGTGGTGCCTGA